Proteins encoded together in one Bos indicus isolate NIAB-ARS_2022 breed Sahiwal x Tharparkar chromosome 25, NIAB-ARS_B.indTharparkar_mat_pri_1.0, whole genome shotgun sequence window:
- the METRN gene encoding meteorin, whose protein sequence is MPTSALLCTLCFCLLAAAARAGYSEDRCSWRGSGLTQEPGSVGQLALACADGKIEWLYPAGALRLTLGGSEPSAQPGIVCLRPTRPFAGAQVFVERTGGGLELLLAEGQGPAGARCARWGPRERRALFLQATPHPDLSRRLASFRFQLREDGRPELPPQARSLGADAACRPCSDAELLLAVCTSDFVIYGTILGVAHNAELQESVITVAAARVLRQTLPVFWVGGPGGQGQASIRTPLHCGVRPGPGTFLFMGWNRFGEAWLGCAPRLQEFSRAYAAAHADHLHPCEVVLD, encoded by the exons ATGCCGACCTCTGCGCTGCTCTGCACACTTTGCTTCTGCCTCTTGGCCGCGGCCGCTCGCGCCGGCTACTCGGAGGACCGCTGCAGCTGGAGGGGCAG CGGCCTGACCCAGGAGCCCGGCAGCGTGGGACAGCTCGCCCTGGCCTGTGCGGACGGCAAGATCGAGTGGCTGTACCCGGCCGGGGCGCTGCGCCTCACCCTGGGCGGCTCTGAGCCCAGCGCGCAGCCCGGCATCGTCTGCCTGCGGCCGACGCGGCCCTTCGCAGGCGCCCAAGTCTTCGTGGAGCGGACGGGCGGCGGGCTAGAGTTGCTGCTGGCCGAGGGCCAGGGCCCGGCCGGGGCCCGGTGCGCGCGCTGGGGTCCTCGCGAGCGCCGGGCCCTCTTCCTGCAGGCCACCCCGCATCCCGACCTCAGCCGCCGCTTGGCCTCCTTCCGCTTCCAGCTGCGGGAGGACGGGCGTCCGGAGCTGCCCCCGCAGGCCCGCAGCCTTGGAGCGGATG CTGCCTGCAGACCCTGCAGTGATGCCGAGCTCCTCCTGGCCGTGTGCACCAGTGACTTTG TGATCTACGGAACCATCCTCGGAGTTGCCCACAACGCAGAGCTACAGGAGTCTGTCATCACCGTGGCAGCTGCACGTGTCCTCCGCCAGACGCTGCCGGTTTTCTGGGTGGGGGGCCCTGGGGGCCAGGGGCAGGCCTCCATTCGCACCCCACTGCACTGTGGCGTGCGCCCTGGCCCTGGCACCTTCCTCTTCATGGGCTGGAACCGCTTTGGTGAGGCCTGGCTGGGCTGTGCTCCCCGCCTCCAGGAATTCAGCCGTGCCTACGCGGCTGCCCACGCTGACCACCTGCACCCCTGCGAGGTGGTGCTGGACTGA